The sequence GAAAGCTTCGCATCCGATCCATGCCTGGAGCTTTCTTAGTGTTAGGAGTCATTGTAGTGGTCGTGGGCACCGCTCTTGCTATGGCGGGATACTGGCCctatcaaatatcaaaatcatCTATCCTGACAACTGCAGAGGGTGAACGTATGTCTGAGTCGCAGGCCTCTGGCTGGAGTCTGGGAACTAAGGGCCTGCTGTCCACAGCCAGCCTCATCCACAGTGAGCGGATGAAGCTGCTTGGACCTGTCATCATGGGGGTTGGACTCTTCATACTCATATGTGCCAACACAGTCCTATATGAGAACAGGGACAGAGAAACTCAGATGCTGCTTGCTCAGATGCGTACTGTAATATGCTCTGTCTCTACAGCTGTGCCCTCAGCCGACATTAAAGAAGTatcagcagccagcagcttgATTGCCAAACATTACCAGTGGGTGAGCAGTTTACCAGCTGCCCATCTCAACATCCtgtgtctgcagcagctggCCAGCTCTGAGCCCCTGCTTCAAACCATGCACCCCAGAGACCAGGAGGACAGTGTGCTGGGTGTCTATCAGACAGAAGCTCTCCACCACCAGAAGTCAGAGCCTCCACCGTCCCTCCACTCCTCTACCTCCAACTCATGCAATTCCAGTCAGACAGACTTTAACAGTGGTGTTGAGCAGAGCGGTAGTGCCAGCTTCAATTCACAGCCCGCCCCATTCATCAAGCTCAACAACTGCCTGGTGTCTGCCAGCTCCATGTCCACCCTGGGGGATGAGGTGGATGTTTCATCTGCACAGCCGAGGCGCTGCCACAGTATGAGCTACAGGACTAACCATTACATAGGCCGAAatggtgtgtgtctgaaggaAGGATTCGATGCAGCTGGAGAGGAGGGTCGTTTAAATCAGCTGGTAGCAATGAGGAGAGAGGTTGGTCCACAGGTTTGTGTGAACATCCCCGGACAGATTGTGAACGCTGTGGAAGAGAAAACTCACCAAAGCTGGCCTCAGCTAGACCTGGGCAGTGGGAGACGATATCTGAAACTAGAGAACAAAGAAGACTCAGTGGACAAACTGCTGGACAAGTTAGAGCAACAGTGCTCTCAGTGGGATAAGAACTTTGGTTCTGGGCCTTTCCAGTGATGGAAAGAAACACCATGACATCCAAGGAGTAATGATATTCTAACCTGGATTCTAAAACTGCactatgtttttcttttggggAGAGGAAAAATAGGAGTACGAAATTTTTCTTCTCAATCTTAAGCAGAATATTGATACACTGAGGTTATGATTTTTGATTGGCTGGGTTGGCACATATTTTATATaactgaaggaggagagagacaacGTACAGACCCTACACTGTCACTGATGAGCAAAGCAATGCAAGAAATCATCTTGCAGCTCTTTGCCAAAATGGGTATGCCTGATTCCAGTGAGGGAGCGACAGAAGGGTGCAGGAAGATGAAGAGGggactgttttcactgtgcaaTCAGTTTTGAACCACACTACCTGGACTGCTGAGCCCATAAAGTGTTGACAGCTCTTTGCAAAGGCAactaaattgttttttttgggtttttttttcctcaactgAGGTACCATATTCCAAAAGCAATGCATGGCaatgatgtacagtatgttacatCTTAATACATATGCAGATTTATGTCATTGTTGGTGTTATGTGTATAGGAAGTAATGATAATTCCAGTTTAGTTTGACTTGGGTCTTATTTTCTTGGGTCTGGCCTGTATTTTTACAGTATCCTTTACTATGCCATTGTCTTCACTATGTTCATCACTGAGATATGGGAACTCAATGCTGTCTCTAAAATGTGATTGAAGTTTGTCATGTAAGGTTTTTTGAATACAGGTTTACATTACAGGTTACATTTGTGCATTCAGAAGTGAAACTTTCAGAACACTACACACACAGGCCTAAAGTGAGCACTGTTGgccaaaatgacacattttgcaTGTAAAATGTTCTCATGccttgaaaacattaaaaaaaactttagtaAATATTTTCATCAACAACAGAACTTTGcaaacaaattaatatttcCTTTCAATCTCTCAGTACAGAATTAATTTGTGCTATATGCTTATGTTACTTGTTGATACTTTACATCACCATAGTATGTGCCAAAAAAGCACATCACAGCATGAATTGTATTCGTTCCTCCAAAGATGATGTTGCTAGAATCTTGCTGCACTGAGCACTTTACTATAAAACAGTAAGAACAGACATTTTGTAAgaaagttttcatttatttattatattcttGTGTGCAGGTCTTTCTGTGCCCACGAACTGTTGATGACATGCAAGCACTTGGGCAAGACAAATTGGGACATTCATCTTCTGTACTAACAAGCTACAGTGTTTTCAccaacacagacatacacactcatgTACATACACAACATAACAGCAAATGGCCAAGTAACCTTGTTTATTATTTTGGTATATTATGTCAATCAtgcttatgttttattttacacaatcacacttaattatttataaacaaaatgtattctATTTTTGTAGTGCTTTGCCATGTCGGGATGTTTCTTGGGTTTCAGCCTTTGTGCAGCACTATGTAGCTCGCAGCGAATAACAGTGTGAAGTTTATAAAGACTTTATAAAAATGTAGTGAACAACATCACTATCTCCGTCTGTCATAAAGACATGCagatctgtctgtgtgtgcactatACACCAGCAGGCTGAGTGGATACACACAACCACTGCTCtgtctcttcattcactgtctagCTAAGTAACATTAGTCGCATGTATGGAGCCAACTTtgacttgtgtgtttacaaacagcaattGAAATATTCTACATATTATGTCTTTTATAAATGGTTTATAATACACTACAATGTAGATGTGTGCAGATGTTGGTTTTTGGTAATGTATTTGTCAATGGCTACAACCTCTTGTgtaaacaaataatgaaaaacaacagaatgctGTTAGAAAACTATAAAGTACATCTACACAGGAGAAGTCGGGATTCatgacaaatactgtatgttaatAAACATAACAACAGTATTATTACTACATGATAACATTATAAagcatttattaaatgtttatattttgcttATAACTGGTAAACAAAGTATCAAAAAACTTGTCCAATTTTCTGATTGTGTTTTGTGACATTATTTTTgctaaaacaatgaaaacaagacCCAAGTTGTAAGAAACTTTAATTATCCTAAATAATGACAGAATCAGcttgcagtggtggaagaattATTCAGATCCTCTGCTTAAGGTAGAGGTACTAATACTACACTGTGAAATTACTCCAACACaagtaaaaatcctgcattcaaaaGCCTGCCTAAATAAAAGCATATACTTAAAGTATCAGAAGTAAAGGTACTGCAGTATTTCTCATGTGAATTTGAATTAATTTTACTGCTGCCTTAACatgtatgttgcattttaccGCTGTAGATGTTGAAGGCTGAGTTCATAAAAACCATTTTATACACCGTTTTGTAGTTTCGCCtacagcaatgcatcatattctataagatcatcatatgtttgtagCATGAGAACCACACATCTTTTCATGAAAAATTCTGCAATTATGATGATGCATTATGATGATGCATTCATCAAGAGACTTTTCAAAGAGTTTAGTTATCTTAAGGAGTAGGAAATTTAAAGAACACATAAAGTAACACTTCAAAAAAATCTCATTCCGCAAATTTGGAGATACATGGTTTTCATTggatagaaagagaaaaggtaacctgaaaagtaactagtaactaaagctgtcagacagagGTATTAAAGGTAGTGGAAAGTACAGCATTTGACTCTGAGACGTAGTGTAGCAGAAGTGTGAAgtaaatggaaatactcaaaagTACAGTGCTTGAGTAAACGCACtaagttacattccaccactgttAGCTTGTAATGAAAGCAGGGGCACCTCCTGTTGGTCTGCTGGTGATCATTATTTAAACTCAGAGTTGGATATGTGttgtggagaaaatgaaggagagaTGATGAtggtctttctttttgtttgtgctgtctgtTGTGTATAGGTGACACTGTGTCTTTTAAATGTATACCAAGCAATATGAGTCATCTGACAGAGCAATCAATGTGTCGAATACCAAATGAAACAGCATTGTCATGCCTGTGTTGTAAATATAAGCCGAAACAAAAGCAGATCCTGTTTGCTGTTGTCTCATTTATTCAATTTCAGAGTACTGGCATCTGGTTATGTGTATGCGGCATGTAATAGTCTCTCCACCACCCCATTCCTCACAGCAAAGGAGACTTTTCATTCCATATCCACATATTTCAGGCTGGACACAGCTGGGATCTGGACCAGTGAGGCCCACTTTCAGTTTATCGCctcatgaatgaaaatgtgagaaattgatttatttttcctcccctGCTGCACAGTATCAACTTAATGTTTTGAAGCAGTCCTGAACAAGGATGGGGTGAAGAGGTGGACAGGAATTCCACAGCTGCAATTAATCTCAGCAGAGCCTCCAAATTTTTCCCTGTCTTATTAAATTTTATGATTCCTTCTGGGCTGGTATGCAGCCCATGGTGaccttcttcttcatttctctgGTAATTTACAAGATGGCTTCTGCTTTTCTAACCAGCTCATAAAGCTTGCAGGCAAGACTTCTGCCCTCTGCTGCAAAAGCACAGGAAGACAGAAGATGGCTAGATGGATGCAGGATGGCTAGAGGGTTCAGATGTGAAAAACTGCTGATTGTCTTATAGCCTCTTTGCCAGATGTGAGCTGTTGTTCCCATCTGTTCAGCTGATTGAAATTACACCACACTGCCAATCAAAACAGAGTAAAATGAGGAATGAGAGGTCACTGTAATGAATGGTTCTATGGACTGAAATGCATACAGGATCATTTGGACTGTTGTGCATTAGCTAATATACCCAATACATTAGTAACCCGCAAACACGGATTAGTGAAACAGTGACAGAATGAGTTATGAGTGATCATTAATATTTGTGAATTCAAGaaattttgcacacacacagacacgcgcACAGACAATACATAGTTCATAATGTGATCTATTTCACTTACAGAAATCAATTTGTCAAAGTTGATGTGTGAATTTACAACTGCACCAGCGTGAAGACAATAAAAGCAGATATGATACTCACAGTGAAGGATTACCTTCTGTAATTCAAAGAAATGTCAAGCTCCTGATAATTGCAGTGAGACCAATGGCTGCATCataaaaggaaaggaaacacaaaccaacatttaaaatataatcaTGTTTTGAACAACGGTTAAGCACTAATTTGGTGATGTTCCGTTTATCCAGGCTGATGTGTTAGCCAGCTAACCTGGTTCTTTGAATGAAGTTAGCTGATGGATTTGTTAATCTTAGATCTTGAAAGTTATCTTGAATAGCAGTACAGTGTTGTTGAAAAAGAGTGAGATTAGTGTGTTGGAGCTGTGTTATTGATTCCAttcaattaaaattaattgtAAGCTAAaattcaattattatttttaatccaAGAATATAAGAGTACTTAGGAGGCAAGTACATTTGACACATTATGGTGTTAATAGTAGGTAAGCTTATTATTTGGGGGTAGTAGTCTGTAGTCTGCAATTGTAATTTCCCATCAGATAATGGGCAGGTGCAAATTTAGGTGACTCAGACACAGTTTGGAAAAATCTATAtcttaattcaattcaattcagtttatttatatagcgccaattcacaacaaaagttatctcatgacactttccaattagatcaggtctacaccaaactctttaattaaattatctaatacagagaacccaacattcccccatgagcaagcacttggcgacagtggcgaggaaaaactgccttttagaaggcagaaaccttggagcgACCGCGGCTCAAggtgggtggccatctgccttgactggttgggttgagagagagaaagagaagggtgagggtgggggcgggagaaggagcacacaattagagatgcgtagcagcaataataaaagaagtattggaactgtagataatgataatgatcaAGTATACAGAaagtactatggtgattatgatgaCAATAGTggtaacagtaataatgatagCAGCTGTAGTCATAGTAATCAGTAAcggaattaaaataaattctgacTAAATAGTAGTAATTGCAGTgggtttcaagcaggaccacagcaggaggtccaaccacgatccatgggaatctgcgagacgagaaagcacaacaTGCATTAATAGgatataaatgtgtgcagaaaaataactcctagattccttacagtggagcttgaggccaaggttAAGCCCTCTAGAGTTtctatatcattggataatttgtttctaaggtgtttagggcccagaacaacaacttcagttttgtctgaatttagaagcaGAAAATTGTCATACagatttttatgtctttaagacatgcctgaagtacaattgtgtgtcatttgcacaacagtgaaaatgtatggagtgtttcctaataacCTAATCactgatggggagcatataaaggatgaatagtattggcccaagcacagaaccttggggaactccgtgactaacttttgtgagtatggacaATGCAtgattaacatgaacaaactgagatcAGTCTGGTAAATAGGACTGGAACCAGCTTAACACAGTTCTTTTAATGCCAGTTGCCAAGTGTTCCAATCTGTATAATAAGATGGGATGGTCATTGGGGTCAAATGCAGCGCTAAGGTCTAacaggacagagataagtccctcgTTTGATGCCAGTAGAAGGTCagttgtgactttgaccaatgctgcCTCTGTACTATGATGAACTCTAACGTCAGATtgaaaatctaaatcaaataaactattactatgtagaaagtcacatagctgattggcaactgttctctcaaggatcttggagaaaaatggaagattagatattggtctatagttgcttaaaacttctgggtcaagtgtgttctcctgctgtttctaaggcttctgtgtttgaaggtagatcTGTACCAACTGAGGTCAacaggtgttgaattttgtctctaatgaaGTCAGTGCTCCTGAGggttacagggatacaaggctcggcagcactatggctctctgtcagcctggctacagggctgaacagaaatgtgtgtgtgtgtgtggggggggggcatttagCTTTAATATAATATGCAAACCTCAGTATTATACCATGGCCctagtctcttttgctttaagtgtttcttttttagcggggCAATAGAGTCACTATCAACAAATTGGTCAATTTGAGAGTGACTACAATTGGCATAAGACTTCTTCAGTATTGGAATGCTCTGGAGTACCAGGACATGATGCTAACTGCGGTCTTTTGGAGTGAGAGGGCCACTCCTGAAGATCTTCTATGCCTCTGTGGTGGCATCCGCCACCATGTACGGTGTTttctgctggagcagcagcatcacagagagggagaggaagaagctggACAAGATCATCAAAAAGTCCAGCTTGGTCCTGGGCGGTCCTCTGGACTCAGTGCAGGAGGTGGGGGACAAAAGGTTCCTGGCTAAACTAACATCTATCCTGGACCATGAGTCTCACCCCCTGCAGGGCACCCTGTCTGCTCtgcagagcagcttcagtgacagactgattcaccctcgctgtgtgaaggagagattCCGCAGGCCtttccatcctgctgctgtcaggctcTACAATGAACATTGTTAGCTCTGTCGTCCATCTGCAGTCATCTTGTGCAATACTTTAGTCACTTACTGTCAGTCATCACTGTACACTAGAATTCACTGTACATaagaatttattatttatgcagaGCTCTAGTTGAGTTAAGTAGGTAGatgctattttatgtttatgtgtatttttgtatttttatatttccagtgctgttcttgttcttgcTGTTGTAATGCAGTAATTTCCCCAGTTGtcaaatgctgacattttggGTTTGTGGTGATTTGACAACCTGGGAACGAGGCTCAACAACCAACTATCTTTCCCTAGAACTGCCAAATGATGTGTGTACGAACAGCAACTGACCACTGCTGTGTAGTATTGACTTTATACAGTATGAATTTACAATTATGAAGATGAATCATCAAATGTTCAGCGATGCTGACAAACATTACAATAAGATATACTTTccattcacattttctctgtttaagAACTTGTCTGCCGTTGAAACATGGAAGGCTGATACCAGTGACCATGTTAAATTTAAGGTACGCAGGGACTTAATTACCATTGTTGTCtttattgtggaaaaaaaaacctatcATGATTTTAAGATATGCAAAGCAGGATACATCAGTTGCTGTCTgcaaacacaccattcaaagtCAACTATACTTCCCCAGGTcaacagatgagaaaaagaTAGAGgaagatacagagagagaagagcagtagtgacagaaatgtttgaaagtGATCAAAGAGAGGGAGTGTCatcagcagtgaatcagagaaataaaatgttattctcTGTTGTTCTGAAGCACAAGAAGCATATACTTAATCCTGTCTGCTGGCTCTCTACACTGCATGTGTGCGTAATGAAACATTGCCCTTTGTCAAACAGACCTGAAGCTCTTGTACATCCATGACAGACCACAAGCAGCTGCAGGGTTGTGGTTACTGTCCCCTGTATTTCCTTATGTCCTTCTGTGTTTCTCCCTTTGTCCcgtgtctttgttttgtctccatctgttctccagatgtgtgtgtttgtgtgtttgtatctgtgttgAGCAGAGCTGGGCCTTGCTGACCTACTTTTTTCCCACCAACTCACCtacacagctgcagctcttcCACCACAATCAACTCCACTCCAAGCATCAGTATTTAAGGACCAGTTCATTCAAGTCATCTCTACCAGATCATACAATCACCTTTGGGTTATGTGGTTCGGACCAGCATTTAGCTAAATTTTTGCTTCCTTTAGTTTGactgcctctgtctctcctggCCCTGCCCagctctgcttctccttcttgCACATTTGAGTCATTCTGCTCACATGTTCTAAGCAATAGTAATCATAACAGAATGATCTGGACCCCAAAGACATTCTACCCAAGCAAACAAATTTTCAGAAGGGTCTCTCCACCCAGGGATCCACATTAGGCAAGCATAACCAGTTAATTCATTATGTTCTAGAAAATATTCAGGTAATAGCTTCACAAATATCTTAGCTAACCAGGCAGTTATCTCTCATTGGCAGGTCTTCCAGTTCCTGCCATGTTGAGACCAACCCCGACAACATCTGATCAGGTGACAACTCACTCAGGTCTTGGTGATTACCACTTAACCTATCCCGTTTCCTGGGGAACTGGCTTATCGTGGATTCCTTCAATAACTTTCTATGATTTTTAAGTAAAAGCTGCTGACCTTTCCCAGGAATCAGTCAAAAGTAAACAGAATTTTTGGACTTTTAAAAGGCAGGGCCTTGGATACGGCAGAGGTAGTTTGTTCAAGTCTGAGTTAACATGTTAACTCATTTGATGCCTTTTTTGAGagatttaaattgttttgttcctttttaccACCCTGATCACCTTGGTAATGCATCCAATTGACTTTTAAGTTCAAAGCAGGGAAACAGGAACATAaccaaaatcagaatcagaagtctttattgtcattgtataGGTGCATACAATGAAATTGTTAGCAGCAACTCAAGTGGTGTATTCCACCGTAAAAACTCAGGTCAGGA comes from Scatophagus argus isolate fScaArg1 chromosome 17, fScaArg1.pri, whole genome shotgun sequence and encodes:
- the tmem200b gene encoding transmembrane protein 200A, which produces MKTQKARGVTTTLSSCQGKSRFTLRGRKKKDGVIQGKLRIRSMPGAFLVLGVIVVVVGTALAMAGYWPYQISKSSILTTAEGERMSESQASGWSLGTKGLLSTASLIHSERMKLLGPVIMGVGLFILICANTVLYENRDRETQMLLAQMRTVICSVSTAVPSADIKEVSAASSLIAKHYQWVSSLPAAHLNILCLQQLASSEPLLQTMHPRDQEDSVLGVYQTEALHHQKSEPPPSLHSSTSNSCNSSQTDFNSGVEQSGSASFNSQPAPFIKLNNCLVSASSMSTLGDEVDVSSAQPRRCHSMSYRTNHYIGRNGVCLKEGFDAAGEEGRLNQLVAMRREVGPQVCVNIPGQIVNAVEEKTHQSWPQLDLGSGRRYLKLENKEDSVDKLLDKLEQQCSQWDKNFGSGPFQ